The following are from one region of the Neurospora crassa OR74A linkage group III, whole genome shotgun sequence genome:
- a CDS encoding PIF1, variant encodes MRQRIWRLAGAFPIAHLNQSSRLFSSSCTSLLFATQPEKRHSLPPKSERKSRVRRRENCKRRSLSKEAITVAREYARLKALVQDLHDPPSYLDFHQTWIHIHQAAYYHVLNFRNASGTAIATTHGSQSKSEAESRVGRREDCNGRPLSEEAIVIAREYWEIDTSSPAPPGHTPYDEGHLYQAAYNHVLNLTRAPGTPIARTHQPPIIDSPISNADPPKKNRTASYRHSHDRKPRVDPKSENHAFWQQYYAPKEKPLKSKQKQSSSGVEELPPLNLEQEQIVQLAERGDNIFYTGSAGSGKSRVLKAIVERLRDMGKIVQVVAPTGKAAFNVHGITTWSYVGWSPGLTRQSIEDLVFKSKYSAAAKSRIQYTDVLIIDEISMVENHHFERLNTVHKSIRNDDSPFGGVQVIVVGDFCQLPPVLPFELCYYCGSKMDKNDSRTERGRTYTCVPCNATFTDEDKWAFRSKSWKECNFRTMHLTQIHRQSDPKFVDILQKCRIGVHLTNQDIDLLVNHASNTGNATKLFPTRSEARSVNNREFSKLKGKPRVFNCIDEFHWNRELHPELEYLGENNPDGTLKALQEQVLEPKVELEVGMPVVLFQNLDVAKGLVNGSQGVVIGFERVSFIGFKTNPEVTSDPEFSSALALAFIRGIQDEECPVVDFPNGVTKRIDPIIRIVEYGREPPHTLLARVQLPLGPAWAMTIHRSQGLTMDGVVVDLSKAFAMGQTYVALSRAKSLKGLKVEGSPERLRTGMGLDQAVKDFMDETFGDVWTRAGSVSGTSSVPPQMQQAVGRKRASSG; translated from the coding sequence ATGCGTCAGCGCATCTGGAGGCTGGCGGGCGCCTTCCCAATAGCACATCTCAACCAAAGCTCACgccttttttcctcttcctgcaCATCCTTGCTTTTCGCCACTCAACCCGAGAAAAGGCACAGTCTACCACCCAAGTCTGAGAGAAAGAGTCGGGTTAGGCGACGAGAGAATTGCAAGCGGCGATCACTGTCCAAAGAAGCAATAACCGTTGCCCGTGAATATGCGAGACTAAAGGCCCTTGTGCAGGATCTCCATGACCCCCCATCGTACCTTGATTTTCATCAGACCTGGATACATATCCACCAGGCAGCATACTACCATGTGTTGAATTTCAGAAATGCGAGTGGAACTGCCATCGCAACGACACACGGTTCACAATCTAAGTCTGAGGCGGAGAGTAGAGTTGGGCGACGAGAGGATTGCAATGGACGACCACTGTCCGAGGAAGCAATAGTCATTGCCCGTGAGTACTGGGAAATAGATACGTCTTCCCCGGCGCCCCCAGGACATACTCCTTATGATGAGGGACATCTCTACCAGGCAGCCTACAACCATGTGCTGAACCTTACCCGTGCGCCTGGAACTCCCATCGCAAGGACGCACCAACCACCAATTATCGATTCCCCGATATCAAACGCTGATCCCCCAAAGAAGAATCGTACAGCATCATACCGACATTCCCATGATCGGAAGCCTCGCGTTGACCCAAAGTCAGAAAACCATGCGTTCTGGCAGCAATATTACGCTCCCAAGGAGAAGCCACTAAAAAGCAAGCAGAAGCAATCAAGTTCAGGGGTCGAAGAACTTCCACCACTAAACCTAGAGCAGGAACAGATAGTTCAGCTTGCTGAAAGGGGCGACAACATATTTTACACGGGCTCGGCGGGGTCAGGAAAGTCGAGAGTTCTGAAGGCCATTGTTGAGCGCCTTCGAGATATGGGTAAAATTGTTCAGGTGGTGGCTCCCACTGGTAAGGCAGCCTTCAACGTACATGGAATAACCACATGGTCCTACGTTGGCTGGAGCCCAGGCTTGACCAGACAAAGTATCGAGGACCTTGTGTTCAAATCAAAGTACAGCGCTGCCGCCAAAAGTCGAATCCAATACACAGATGTTCTGATAATCGACGAGATTAGCATGGTGGAAAACCATCATTTCGAACGCCTCAATACAGTTCACAAAAGCATCCGCAATGATGACTCGCCGTTCGGAGGCGTCCAGGTCATTGTTGTGGGCGACTTCTGTCAGCTACCACCAGTCTTGCCCTTCGAGCTTTGCTATTATTGCGGATCCAAGATGGACAAGAATGACAGCAGAACCGAGAGAGGCAGGACATATACATGTGTGCCGTGCAATGCAACCTTTACGGACGAGGACAAGTGGGCTTTTCGGAGCAAATCCTGGAAGGAATGCAACTTCAGAACTATGCATCTCACCCAGATTCACCGACAAAGCGACCCCAAGTTCGTTGACATTCTGCAGAAATGTCGAATTGGCGTTCATCTAACGAACCAGGACATCGATTTGCTCGTCAACCATGCGTCTAACACGGGCAATGCCACCAAGCTGTTCCCAACGCGGTCGGAAGCCCGTTCGGTTAATAATCGAGAGTTCTCCAAGTTGAAAGGCAAGCCCCGAGTCTTCAATTGCATTGATGAGTTCCATTGGAACCGCGAACTCCACCCAGAACTAGAATACCTGGGTGAGAACAACCCAGACGGCACACTCAAAGCCCTCCAAGAACAAGTTCTCGAGCCCAAGGTCGAGCTCGAAGTCGGCATGCCTGTCGTCCTCTTCCAAAATCTCGACGTGGCCAAAGGGCTGGTCAATGGTAGCCAGGGAGTTGTAATCGGCTTTGAACGAGTGTCTTTTATAGGATTTAAGACCAACCCTGAAGTCACAAGCGACCCGGAGTTCTCATCAGCCTTAGCGCTCGCATTTATCCGCGGGATCCAGGACGAGGAGTGCCCGGTAGTCGACTTTCCGAACGGAGTAACAAAGCGCATAGATCCCATCATCCGTATCGTCGAATACGGGAGAGAACCGCCGCATACTTTGCTCGCGCGAGTGCAACTACCGCTTGGTCCTGCTTGGGCTATGACGATACATCGATCTCAAGGCTTGACGATGGACGGCGTTGTTGTCGACCTATCTAAGGCCTTCGCTATGGGTCAAACCTATGTGGCCCTTTCCAGAGCCAAATCACTCAAGGGACTGAAGGTGGAAGGAAGTCCAGAAAGGCTCCGGACTGGCATGGGGTTGGATCAGGCTGTCAAGGACTTCATGGATGAGACATTTGGCGATGTATGGACTCGTGCTGGCTCCGTCTCTGGAACGTCCTCCGTGCCGCCACAGATGCAGCAAGCTGTTGGCCGAAAGCGAGCCAGCTCTGGCTGA